In Hyphomicrobiales bacterium, the sequence CCGATCGCACTGTTCTTGGCGAGGTCGCCGAGCTTGACTGCCGAGGTCGAGATGCTGCCGGTCAGCGAAACCGAGGGATAGCGGTTGGCGTCGGCCTGGCCGATGCGCGCCGTCGACTGGGCGAGAAGGCGCTCGGCCGAGCGGACGTCCGGTCGGCGGCGCAAGACGTCGGCGGGGATGCCTGCGCGCGGCGGGGCGGGCGTCGCGGGGACCGCGGCCGCACGGGCGAAATAGGGCGCCATCGCGCCCGGCGGGCGGCCTGTTAGCACGGAAAGGCGGTGCTGGTTCTGGGCGAGCGAGGTTTCGAGCAGGGGGATCTGCGATTCCGTGCTCGCCGCCTGCGCGGTGGCGCGAGACGTGTCGATGGCCGAGATGTGCCCGGCCTGGAAGCGGGTGCGGGTCAGAGCTTCGGTCTCGCGCTGCGTCTTGGCCGTCGTGCGGGCGAGCGCGATCCGCGCCTGCAGGCCGCGCGCCTCGACATAGGTCGAGGCGACATCGCCGATGAGCGTCAGCATGACGGTGTCGAGGTCGTCGAAGGCGGCGTCCGTGCCATAGGTCGCGGCCTCGACGGCGCGGTCGCGCGCACCGAACAGGTCGATCTCCCAGGAGGCGTCGAAGCCGGCGCGGAAACCGTTGCGCGTCACGAGAGCCGTGCGGGCGCGTGAGGCCGAGGCATTGGCGTCCACCTGCGGGAAGAGTGCGCCGACCGCCTGCTCGCGCGTTGCGCGTGCCTCGCGGATCCGGGCCTTGGCCTGGGCAACGTCGAGATTGCCGGCGATGGCCTGCTCGATCAGTGCATTCAGCGTCGGGTCACGCAGGTTGCGCCACCACTCGCTCGGCTTCGGCGCTTTGGGGTTGCTCGCCGCGGCGCTCCAGCGCTGCGGCAGGTCGAGCGCGGGTGGCGTGTAGTCCGGCCCCACGGCGCAGGCGCAGAGACTCAGTGCCAGCATCAGCAGGGTAGCGGGGCGAATCATCGCGGCCAGAATGCCGGGAAAACCCGGGACCGCCAGCCTTTGACCCCGTCCATGCGCAATATTTCGTCCCTATGGCAATCCTGCCGGAGGATAGCCGGTTCCGGCGGCGGGCGCATTGCGGCACGATGACGTTTCCGTCAGGCAGGCCGCCTGTTGCCGTCGATGTGATCTCGGCCCGCGGGCTGATCCGCAATGCCGCCATTTCCGGCCGGGCTATACCGCATTGCGTAACAATCGTATGGATTAGGATGTCTTCCTTATGAATTGGGGAATCCATGGCGATCACGTTGCGCCAGATCCAGGCCTTCCTCGCGGTGACCGAGCAGGGCACTTTCACCAAGGCGGCGGAGCGGCTGCACATGGCCCAACCCGCGCTCTCGCAGCTTGTGCGCGAGCTCGAGCGGGAGCTCGGCATCAGGGTGCTCGATCGCACGACGCGGCGGGTCGAACTGACCGAGGGCGGGCGCGAATTCCACGGCGCGGCGCTGAAGATCGTGCAGGATCTCGATACGGCCGTGCAGAACGCCAACGGGCTGGCAGAGCGCCGGCGCGGGCGCATCGTGGTTGCCGTGCCGCCGCTGCTGGCGGCCGTGATCATGCCGCCGACGATCGTCGCCCTGCAAGCGAAGCATCCCGGTCTTCAGGTCGCGATCATGGATGCGCGCAATGACCTCGTCGTCGAGGCGGTGCGCTTCGGCAAGGCGGATTGCGGGGTCGGGACCTTTTCCGCGCTGGAAGACAATATCGAGCGCAGTCCGCTCACCCGCGACAGCCTGATGCTGTTCTGCGCCCGCGACAGCCGGTTCGCCGGGCAGGCCAGCGTGCTCTGGCGCGATCTCGCCGAGGAACCTCTGGTCACGTTGACGCGCGACA encodes:
- a CDS encoding Efflux transporter outer membrane subunit, producing the protein MIRPATLLMLALSLCACAVGPDYTPPALDLPQRWSAAASNPKAPKPSEWWRNLRDPTLNALIEQAIAGNLDVAQAKARIREARATREQAVGALFPQVDANASASRARTALVTRNGFRAGFDASWEIDLFGARDRAVEAATYGTDAAFDDLDTVMLTLIGDVASTYVEARGLQARIALARTTAKTQRETEALTRTRFQAGHISAIDTSRATAQAASTESQIPLLETSLAQNQHRLSVLTGRPPGAMAPYFARAAAVPATPAPPRAGIPADVLRRRPDVRSAERLLAQSTARIGQADANRYPSVSLTGSISTSAVKLGDLAKNSAIGWSIGPSLSVPIFNGGELAAAVDAARAQRDRQDAVFRLAVLTALQDVEDSMVGLRQERIRLASLSEAARASTEAARLSRALYTAGTASFLDVLEAQRTQYGSEEALIQSRVTLATQFIALNKALGGGWLRPVDVSAPAVIDGETGPRLRLIPVEEPQP
- a CDS encoding hypothetical protein (Evidence 5 : Unknown function); the protein is MAILPEDSRFRRRAHCGTMTFPSGRPPVAVDVISARGLIRNAAISGRAIPHCVTIVWIRMSSL
- a CDS encoding LysR family transcriptional regulator encodes the protein MAITLRQIQAFLAVTEQGTFTKAAERLHMAQPALSQLVRELERELGIRVLDRTTRRVELTEGGREFHGAALKIVQDLDTAVQNANGLAERRRGRIVVAVPPLLAAVIMPPTIVALQAKHPGLQVAIMDARNDLVVEAVRFGKADCGVGTFSALEDNIERSPLTRDSLMLFCARDSRFAGQASVLWRDLAEEPLVTLTRDSGIRLLVEVGYESAEITLRPAYEVAQITTALALVEAGLGIAVLPTYARAVAPASVVARPLAEPSIARDIVMIRPSGRSVSPALSAFEALLRRFVRQLAPSEAS